A single genomic interval of Microbacterium hydrocarbonoxydans harbors:
- a CDS encoding GntR family transcriptional regulator — MKDSIDRHSAAPMYDQLRQLIIDGITRDGLQPGDPLPGEHRLCERYGISRTVVRQALAQLEHEGLVERVKGKGTFVSRPRTSESLVHTLIGLYDDVERRGGHVHSDVLRHEETLADDEIAAALEVEVGAPVVVLERLRHVDGEPWSLSTTWMPEPVGRVTLGVDLSEASLYRLLAENGIVATSGVRSAEATVATHEQAQHLGVSAGSALLRLRSVSRGADGIPMEYFVAHHRGDRSRFEFQLQQEQSQASLLHVDGDGSTSRAGTVR, encoded by the coding sequence ATGAAGGACTCGATCGACCGCCACTCCGCGGCGCCCATGTACGACCAGCTCCGGCAGCTGATCATCGACGGCATCACCCGCGACGGTCTGCAGCCGGGCGACCCGCTGCCAGGGGAGCACCGCCTGTGCGAGCGCTACGGCATCTCCCGCACGGTGGTGCGTCAGGCGCTCGCGCAGCTCGAGCACGAAGGACTCGTCGAGCGCGTCAAGGGCAAAGGCACGTTCGTGTCGCGGCCACGCACGAGCGAGAGCCTCGTGCACACGCTGATCGGACTCTACGACGACGTCGAACGCCGAGGAGGTCACGTGCACAGCGACGTGCTGCGGCACGAGGAGACCCTCGCCGACGACGAGATCGCCGCGGCGCTCGAGGTCGAGGTCGGTGCGCCCGTGGTCGTGCTCGAACGTCTGCGCCACGTCGACGGCGAACCCTGGTCGCTGTCGACGACATGGATGCCCGAGCCGGTCGGCCGGGTCACACTCGGCGTCGATCTGTCGGAGGCGTCGCTGTACCGACTGCTCGCCGAGAACGGGATCGTGGCGACGAGCGGCGTGCGCTCGGCCGAGGCGACCGTCGCGACGCACGAGCAGGCGCAGCACCTGGGCGTGAGCGCTGGCTCGGCGCTGCTGCGGCTGCGGAGCGTCAGCAGGGGCGCCGACGGCATCCCGATGGAGTACTTCGTGGCGCACCACCGCGGTGATAGGTCGCGCTTCGAGTTCCAGCTGCAGCAGGAGCAGTCCCAGGCATCCCTTCTGCACGTGGACGGCGACGGGAGCACCTCCCGCGCGGGCACGGTGCGGTAG
- the rbsD gene encoding D-ribose pyranase codes for MRKTPTTINPALSRVISETGHTDLLVVTDAGLPIPPGSERIDLAYRPGAPAFFDVLDTVLAELVVEGATVSEEVAEKSPEVLAALRERFADEDFEIELIPHVEFKKLTHSARAFVRSGEFTPYANVILHAGVAY; via the coding sequence ATGCGCAAGACCCCGACGACGATCAATCCCGCCCTGTCTCGCGTGATCAGCGAGACGGGCCACACCGATCTGCTGGTCGTGACCGATGCCGGGCTGCCCATCCCTCCGGGTTCCGAGCGCATCGACCTCGCCTATCGGCCTGGCGCTCCGGCCTTCTTCGACGTGCTCGACACGGTCCTCGCCGAGCTCGTCGTCGAGGGCGCCACCGTCTCGGAGGAGGTCGCCGAGAAGAGCCCCGAGGTGCTGGCCGCCCTGCGCGAGCGCTTCGCCGACGAGGACTTCGAGATCGAGCTCATCCCGCACGTCGAGTTCAAGAAGCTCACCCACTCGGCCCGTGCGTTCGTGCGCTCGGGCGAGTTCACCCCCTACGCGAACGTGATCCTGCATGCGGGAGTGGCGTACTGA
- a CDS encoding ribokinase produces MTAAASPDRTGVVIVGSVTADVTTFSTRLPARGETILGEQFTLMLGGKGANQAVAAGRSGARTSFVGCVGDDLFHDLVVDGLSKAGVDLTHLRTVPGPTGIAHIRVDASAQNDIVMVPLANAALSTEQIDAALAALAPTTSVLLTQLETPSALTAHITARGREHGMTVILDPAPAAPLDDAVWATIDIVTPNETEASVLSGIEVTDAATAAEAGRWFLDRGVGAAVITLAGQGSCVVTAEGASVVPPFPVEAVDTTAAGDAYAGYLGAALANGRNLTEAVRLATAAGALAVTKQGASPSLPLRAEVEAFLAAREAH; encoded by the coding sequence ATGACAGCCGCCGCCTCGCCCGATCGCACCGGGGTGGTCATCGTCGGCAGCGTGACCGCTGATGTGACGACCTTCTCGACCCGGCTTCCAGCACGCGGTGAGACGATCCTCGGCGAACAGTTCACCCTGATGCTCGGCGGCAAGGGCGCCAACCAGGCGGTCGCGGCCGGACGCTCCGGCGCCCGGACGAGCTTCGTCGGATGCGTCGGAGACGACCTCTTCCACGACCTGGTGGTCGACGGTCTGAGCAAGGCCGGGGTCGACCTCACGCACCTGCGCACCGTGCCCGGCCCGACGGGCATCGCTCACATCCGCGTCGACGCGTCGGCGCAGAACGACATCGTGATGGTGCCGTTGGCCAATGCAGCTCTCAGCACCGAGCAGATCGATGCCGCACTGGCCGCGCTCGCCCCCACGACCTCGGTGCTGCTCACCCAGCTCGAGACGCCGTCGGCTCTGACCGCGCACATCACCGCACGGGGCCGCGAGCACGGGATGACCGTCATCCTGGACCCCGCTCCCGCAGCTCCTCTCGACGACGCGGTCTGGGCGACCATCGACATCGTGACCCCCAACGAGACCGAGGCCTCGGTGCTGAGCGGCATCGAGGTGACGGATGCCGCCACCGCCGCCGAGGCAGGCCGCTGGTTCCTCGACCGCGGCGTCGGCGCGGCCGTGATCACCCTCGCCGGCCAGGGCTCGTGCGTGGTGACGGCGGAGGGAGCATCCGTCGTCCCGCCGTTCCCGGTCGAGGCGGTCGACACCACTGCGGCAGGGGACGCCTACGCCGGATACCTCGGCGCCGCCCTCGCGAACGGCCGGAACCTCACGGAGGCCGTACGGCTCGCGACCGCCGCCGGTGCCCTCGCCGTGACGAAGCAGGGCGCGTCGCCCAGCCTTCCGCTGCGCGCCGAGGTCGAGGCGTTCCTGGCCGCCCGAGAAGCACACTGA
- a CDS encoding transaldolase family protein: MTALAPRLYVDSADTDRVSSLLAAGVVHGVTTNPTILERGRRTAAEIPDLYARWTEEGAREIFFQTWGGDTAAFLRNAEGIRALGERVVVKVPATRDGFAAASALVRDGATVLVTAVYTVGQALACASIGVQYIAPYLGRMRDAGIDGDAVIARMQEVCVGSSSNVLAASLRSPEDITGLRLAGVPYFTAAPDVIEQLLYNEVSDGSAAEFDAAMGRLGA, encoded by the coding sequence ATGACCGCGCTCGCCCCCCGCCTCTACGTCGACAGCGCGGACACCGACCGGGTCTCGTCGCTCCTGGCCGCGGGAGTGGTGCACGGCGTCACGACAAACCCGACCATCCTCGAGCGCGGCCGTCGCACCGCCGCCGAGATTCCCGACCTGTACGCCCGGTGGACCGAGGAGGGTGCGCGCGAGATCTTCTTCCAGACCTGGGGCGGCGACACCGCCGCCTTCCTCCGCAACGCCGAGGGCATCCGTGCTCTGGGGGAGCGGGTCGTCGTGAAGGTGCCCGCGACGCGCGACGGGTTCGCCGCGGCATCCGCTCTGGTGCGCGATGGTGCGACGGTGCTGGTGACCGCGGTGTACACGGTGGGTCAGGCGCTGGCCTGCGCCTCGATCGGTGTGCAGTACATCGCGCCGTATCTCGGGCGGATGCGGGATGCCGGCATCGACGGCGACGCGGTGATCGCGCGGATGCAGGAGGTCTGCGTGGGCAGCTCGTCGAACGTGCTCGCCGCGAGCCTGCGCTCACCGGAGGACATCACCGGACTGCGCCTGGCCGGAGTGCCGTACTTCACGGCCGCGCCCGATGTGATCGAGCAGCTGTTGTACAACGAGGTCAGCGACGGCTCGGCCGCGGAGTTCGACGCGGCGATGGGGCGTCTCGGGGCCTGA
- a CDS encoding FadR/GntR family transcriptional regulator has translation MAVTDDAIEKIKAMIVSGELAPGDRLPPEKELSERLGLSRNSMREAVKALEVIRVLDVRRGDGTYVTSLEPHLLLEAISFVVDMHDDDSMLEIFAVRRMLESQATGLAATLGSDDAIGELEREVDSIDPTVSIEALVEHDIRFHREIVAMAGNAYLASLIEHLSSQTVRARVWRGLTEGGAVERTLSEHRAIADAIARRDSGLATSLATAHIAGVERWLRQAASA, from the coding sequence ATGGCAGTGACAGACGATGCGATCGAGAAGATCAAGGCGATGATCGTATCGGGCGAACTCGCCCCCGGCGATCGGCTGCCACCGGAGAAGGAGCTCTCCGAACGGCTCGGACTCTCCCGCAACTCGATGCGCGAGGCGGTCAAGGCGCTCGAGGTCATTCGCGTCCTCGATGTGCGCCGCGGCGACGGCACCTATGTGACCAGTCTCGAGCCGCACCTGCTGCTGGAGGCGATCTCGTTCGTCGTCGACATGCACGACGACGACTCGATGCTCGAGATCTTCGCGGTCAGGCGGATGCTGGAATCCCAGGCCACCGGCCTCGCCGCGACCCTCGGCAGCGACGACGCGATCGGGGAGCTCGAACGCGAGGTCGACTCCATCGACCCGACCGTCAGCATCGAGGCGCTGGTCGAGCACGACATCCGCTTCCACCGGGAGATCGTCGCGATGGCGGGCAACGCCTACCTCGCGAGCCTCATCGAGCACCTGAGCAGTCAGACCGTCCGCGCCCGCGTCTGGCGAGGGCTCACCGAGGGCGGCGCCGTCGAGCGCACCCTGTCGGAGCACCGGGCGATCGCCGACGCCATCGCCCGGCGGGATTCCGGTCTCGCGACCTCGCTCGCCACCGCGCACATCGCCGGTGTCGAGCGGTGGCTGCGCCAAGCGGCATCCGCCTGA
- a CDS encoding amidohydrolase family protein, protein MRVLDSHLHLWDPEILHYTWLEGPLAWLFGRTEIEHARLERATTEHSIFVQAETIEDDFLDEVRWVAGLAPAIGVVGIVAGARLDRGTDTTAHLEGLAAEPLVVGVRHNLQGEPDGLAVSAGFVTGAREVAARGWAFDACIRSSQLPEISRLAGAVPELRMVLDHLGKPEVGTADAPAAPTMEWVRDLDDLARHPNVCCKLSGLPAEAGGDWSPAQLEPFLDAAADAFGVERLLWGSDWPVSVIGPPEAGDPYANDDGAPMYQPTARSRWADAVIAWADRRGHDVDAILWRNAEEFYRVGERRTHADAREERPRRGILGWLRGERS, encoded by the coding sequence ATGCGCGTACTCGATTCGCACCTGCACCTCTGGGATCCCGAGATTCTGCACTACACCTGGCTCGAGGGGCCGCTGGCCTGGCTGTTCGGCCGGACCGAGATCGAGCACGCCCGGCTCGAACGGGCCACCACGGAGCACTCGATCTTCGTGCAGGCCGAGACGATCGAAGACGACTTCCTCGACGAGGTGCGCTGGGTGGCTGGACTCGCGCCCGCGATCGGCGTCGTCGGCATCGTCGCCGGTGCTCGGCTGGACCGCGGCACCGACACGACCGCGCACCTCGAAGGACTCGCAGCCGAGCCGCTCGTCGTCGGCGTGCGGCACAACCTGCAGGGGGAACCAGACGGGCTGGCGGTCTCCGCGGGCTTCGTGACCGGGGCCAGAGAGGTCGCCGCGCGGGGCTGGGCGTTCGACGCCTGCATCCGTTCCTCGCAGCTGCCGGAGATCTCGCGTCTCGCCGGAGCGGTGCCCGAGCTGCGGATGGTGCTCGACCACCTCGGCAAGCCCGAGGTGGGCACGGCGGATGCTCCGGCCGCCCCGACGATGGAGTGGGTGCGCGACCTCGACGACCTCGCGCGGCATCCGAACGTCTGCTGCAAGCTGTCGGGGCTGCCGGCCGAAGCCGGAGGGGACTGGTCGCCCGCGCAGCTGGAGCCGTTCCTCGACGCCGCCGCCGACGCCTTCGGAGTGGAGCGACTGCTGTGGGGCAGCGACTGGCCGGTGTCGGTGATCGGCCCGCCCGAGGCGGGCGATCCGTACGCGAACGACGACGGAGCGCCGATGTATCAGCCGACGGCGCGCAGCCGCTGGGCGGATGCCGTGATCGCCTGGGCCGACCGCCGGGGACACGACGTCGACGCGATCCTGTGGCGCAACGCCGAGGAGTTCTACCGGGTCGGGGAACGCCGGACGCACGCGGATGCGCGGGAGGAGCGGCCTCGTCGCGGCATCCTCGGATGGCTGAGGGGCGAGCGCTCGTAG